Proteins encoded together in one Mercenaria mercenaria strain notata chromosome 18, MADL_Memer_1, whole genome shotgun sequence window:
- the LOC123538657 gene encoding complement C1q tumor necrosis factor-related protein 4-like, giving the protein MNVLLVCFFFLHSAQSLILDENAAPQNTVDALQIMLAEEKQLRMQLGNQVQALENRMGSVESFQKECGCDGRPTGNPAFMAALSKDLIHCSKGQPVIFDSEKLNSGSAYNNIHGIFTAPITGTYMFTATLSVMPNNAYHTAFVKNNATNEIGYLYTDPINLWLERSTTVLTHLDSGDEIWMVCLSDSRIEGDHNHGWEGANDFHSHMSGFLLSAD; this is encoded by the exons ATGAATGTTCTTCTGGTATGTTTCTTCTTTCTACATTCGGCGCAGTCACTCATCCTTGACGAAAATGCGGCTCCACAAAATACAGTTGATGCCCTTCAGATAATGCTGGCGGAAGAAAAACAACTTCGGATGCAATTAGGCAATCAAGTACAAGCATTGGAAAATAGAATGGGATCCGTTGAGTCGTTCCAAAAGGAATGCG GTTGCGATGGCCGACCCACTGGCAATCCAGCATTTATGGCAGCCTTGTCTAAAGACCTCATTCACTGCTCAAAAGGTCAACCTGTCATATTTGATTCTGAGAAGCTAAACTCCGGCTCCGCCTACAACAATATTCACGGAATATTTACTGCGCCAATAACAGGAACTTACATGTTTACAGCAACTCTGTCAGTGATGCCCAACAATGCGTACCATACAGCATTCGTCAAAAACAACGCAACCAATGAAATTGGTTACCTTTACACAGATCCGATAAATTTGTGGCTCGAAAGGAGTACAACGGTTTTGACCCATCTTGATTCTGGAGACGAGATATGGATGGTCTGCTTGTCGGATTCGAGAATCGAAGGGGATCATAACCATGGCTGGGAGGGAGCGAATGACTTTCATTCACATATGTCTGGGTTTTTACTCAGTGCTGACTAG